The nucleotide sequence CCGGCGGCCCCGGGCTTGCCCATCGAGTCGGGAGTAGGTAGTGCCAGTACGCGTATTGCGTACGCGCGGCCAGCCAATACCAACGAAAAAATCAATGTGCAGGGCTTTGCCATCAGCGCCGACTATTCACTGGCAAAAGGATTCTTTATCGGGGCCAACATGGCTAACAACGAACTGAATCGGTTTGTAACTACGCCCGAGCAGCAGTATGCGGGCTTCAATACGCCAAAAAACCGCTATAACCTCAAATTTGGACGCCGCATTAGCACGGCCAACCCGATCGGTTTCAATGTGTCGTTCCGTCACCAGGATGCTTTCGTGTGGGAGTCGGGCTTTGTACAGCCCACCACCGCCACGGTACCTTTGTTTGGCAACACCACGGTGAAGGCCATCAATAACCTCGATGCGCAGGTGAGCTTCAAGCTACCGACAATCAAATCCATCGTGAAAGTCGGGGGTACCAATCTGGGTGGCAAACCTTACGTACAGGCCTTCGGCAGCGCGGCCATCGGCTCGATGTACTATGTATCAGTTACATTTGATCAATTGTCGAATTGATGAAGTAAAGGTAAGAGCTATCGAAGGTAAGTATAAATTAAAGTGAACCCGGCTCACCCATATCCGAATGGGCGAGCCGGATTTTTTGTAGCAGTTCGAAGGTACCTTAATTCAGGAATAGGCAAAACCAGCGCTGTGACTCAACTTTCCTCAGCATCGTCCAGTGCCCGTACTTCGCGGAACAAATCCAGTAGCGACTCGCCGGGTACCTGCCCATCGCCCAGCTTGCTATTCTTGAAATAGTCGATAAAAAGCTCCTCGATGGAAAGCTTGTCGGGGTCGAGGCGGAGGCGTTCGGCGGCTTCGGCCTTGGCCTCTTTGGTTCTGATTTCCGGTATGATCGCCATCAGCGCCGGGTGGGCATCGAGCAACCGTTTCTTATCGGCCGACTCGAGGTAGGTTTCGGTCACCATCGTGATTTGCACCAGGTCGTCGCGGTGTTCTTCCAGCCAGGTCAGGGCATCGTCGACATGCTCAAACTTCCCCCGGTGCAGCTTCTTGCCCTGTTGGAGTTCAATGGGCCGGTACCCGACCAATTTTCCGGCTTCGGCTTCGATCAATACCACATACTTGGTCTGGTTGGACTCCGAGAAACTGTACCCAAGCGGACTGCTGGAATATACCACCGGGCAAGGTACCTTATCGACTACCTGGTAGCGGTGCAGGTGGCCAAGGGCCGTGTAGTGGATTTGGGCGGGAATGTTCTCGGAATAGACCACCTGCGCGCCACCGATGTTGAGGATGGGCCGCTCGTCCTCGGGCTCCTCGGGCATTTCGCCGCCTTTGCGCATCATGTACAGGTGCGTCAAAAGCATATTGAAGCCCGCATTGTCGAGGTACCCTTCGGCTAGGTGTTGCCAGTGATTCTGGAGGTGGGTCCGCAGGGCTTCTTCGGTATCGTCGAGGCCCAAAAAAGTTTTCAGCCTCTGCTCGTTGGCGTAGGGCGTGAGTAGAAGACGCAGGGGAAAATCGGCTTTGGGTAGCTTAATTTCTACGAATCCTTTTGCCACTTTCACCACCTCCACTCCGGCCTGCGTGCGGAAAGGCTTGACTTCCGCATTGGGAAAACCCACGAAAATAATCCCACAGGCCCGCGCCATGGCGTCGGGTACCTCGATGCGCTCAGGCGAATCATGATTGCCCGCAATGGCGATGATGGCGCGCTTGCCATTGGCTGACAGACAATGCAAGGTACTGTACAGTAGCTCGGTGGCTTCGGATGAAGGACTGAAATTATCGAACAGATCACCCGCAATCACCACGCAGTCTACGGCTTCGCGGTCGGCTATTTCGCAGATTTCGTCCAGCACCAGCTTCTGCTCGTCCAGGCGGGGATAATGGTCCAGTTTCTTGCCAATGTGCCAGTCGGCGGTGTGGAGGATTTTCATTATTGGCTATTGGCCGTCGGCCTTATTTTACTTAAAAATTAAAAACTGTAAAGGATCGTCCGGCAGAAGCAGGGGATGACCAACTGCCGATTCATTCCTTGCCCACGTTAATCCACGCCATCCAGGTACCTTGGGCTTTCATCACCTGCTCGATCAGGTCACGCACGGCCCCAAAGCCGCCGTTGACGGGCGATACGTAGTCGGCAATGGCGAGGATTTCCTCCGCCGAATCGGCCGGACAGGCCCCCAGCACGGCAGTACGCGCCATCACTTCGTAATCGGGGATGTCATCGCCCATAAATACCACTTCGTCTTCATTGAGGTCGTTGTCGGCCAGATATTTTTCATAAATCGCCAGCTTGCCGTCGGGCGACGAGCCGATGAAAATATCCCTGACGCCCAAATATTCCAACCGCTTGCGTACTCCTACCTGATTTTGGGCCGAAATGATGGCCACCCGGTAGCCCATTCGGATGGCGCGATTGATGCCGTAACCGTCGCGCACGTGAAATGAGCGGGGCTGCTCACCGCTTTCGAGCGCCAGCACACGGCCGTCGGTCATGACGCCGTCAATGTCGAAGATGAAGGATTTGATGCGCTGGAAGCGTGCGGTCAATGTGGAATCCATAGGATTGGGGTTTGGGTACAACACGAAATTAACGCTATTTTTGATTTTTATCCTACTTTCAAAAATCCTCCAACCCCGACAGACGGGTACCCATGGATATTCAGCAACTGGCCCAACAGTACCGCGACGAACTGATGCAGAACGTGCTACCTTTCTGGCAAAAGCACGCGTTCGATCCCATGTACGGCGGTGTTTTTGAAGCAGTAGACGAGACGGGAGGGATCATTTCTACCGACAAACCCGTCGCATTACAGGCACAGGTGGCGTGGGCGTTTGCCATGGCCCACAATCGCTTCGGTCCTAATAAGGAATGGCTCGGACTGGCGCAACAAACGGTTGATTTTTTATTGGAAAAAGGCCGCGATGCCAAAGGTACCTGGTACGGACAGCTCGATCGCCGGGGTACTCCACTCGTTGGCGCGCCCAATGCCTTCCCTGACTTATATATGGCGTTGGCTTTGGGGCAAATCGCCCAGGCGACGGAGGAAATATCGTACGCGGAAATCGCCCAAAAGACGCTCGTCAAACTGCTGAAAAAGCGGGATTCCAGTATAAAAAAACAAAAAGAAATAATAACCGGAAGGGGTTTCAAGAGCCTGGAGGAATTTGCACTGATTGGCCACGCCCTGCTACAATCGGAAACCCACGCCGATAAGAAGTGGTACCAGAAAACGCTGGAAAGTTACCTGGAAGAATTTATCAGTGATTTTTACGATAAGCGAACCGACATCGTGCTGGAAAACGTCACCCCGGAAGGTCATTTTTGGGACTGCCCGGAAGGAAGGATGCTGGTGCCGGGACGGGTATTTGAAATGGCGGGCTTCATGATGGATATTGCCGACCGAACCCGCAACCGCAGGCTACTGAACCAGATGCTTGACCTGACGGAACTGACTTTGCAAGCCGCCTGGGACGAAGCGCCCGCGGGTGATTCGTCGAGCGGCGGTTTTTTTTATCAAATGGATATTAAAAGCTTACACCCGCTTCAACCCCGCTGGAACCACAAATTGGCCTGGGTACATCTGGAAGCCCTGCAAACCCTATTGAAAGCACACGTGCTATCCGCCAACCCGATTTTCCTAGCCACCTTTGAAAAAACCCATGAATACGTGTGGGAAAAATTTCCTGACAAGACGCACGGGGGATGGTTCGGTGAACTTACGCGTGAAGGGGTACCTTTCATCCGGCATAAAATTACTCCCGAAAAGGGATTTTATGCCATGGTACGAAATCTGGCGAATATAGCCGACCTGCTGGAAATCATAGCCAAATCAGACGCATCGCCAAAGCGAAGCAGGAAGGTCGTTTAGTAAGTAACAAACCGAAATATCTCGGCTCCTGGATATTGTTACTCTTCAAAGTGTCGCTCCCGGATATCTTCCGTCATAAGCCGGTAGATCGCGGCCCATTCGGGGTTGAGCTCCTGCAGGTATTCCAGGTGGCGGCTGGTGGTGGCCCAGTCCGACCGCCGGGCGGGGCCCGTTTGCATGGTGGCGGGGTCTTTGCTTTGCAAGGCTTTATGGGTGGTTTCGCGGATGAGGGGTTTGAGCAGATCGAAAGAGAGTTTTTCCAGCTCAAGCAAATCGTGGGCAATGGATAGAAGGTGGTTGGTAAAATTACAGGCAAACACCGCCGCAATGTGCAGGTTGCGGCGTTCTTCGGAGTCGCCAAGTTGAACACAGCTGCTTACCGTTTGGGCCAGCTTGATCAGGCTCGCTTCGGTTTCGTCGTCGGTAGCTTCGATGCAAAAGGGAATTTCGGAATAATCCAGGCTCACTTCCTTCGTGAAGGTTTGCAAAGGATAAAGTACCCCTGTGCGTACGGGTACGTCGCTGTGTACCTCAACCAAATGCTGCAAATCGGCCAAAGACCGACTACCCGACGCATTAGCCAGCATCACGTTAGCAGGCAGAACGACCCGCTCGATAATGCTTTCCAGGGCATCGTCGGAAGCGGCTATCAGAATCAGGTCCGCCACACTTTCCGAAAAATTCAGATCGGGCTGAATGGCGGCATCGTACAGCAGGCTCGTCAGCTGGCGGGCATGCTGCGGGTCGCGACTGTATACCTCACATATGAGATGTCCGGCGGCTTCGAAAGCCTGCGCCAGGTGCCAGGCCACATTCCCGGCCCCGATAAACGATATTTTCATGAGAAATCTAGGAATGAATTTTGATAGATTGAATGGGTGAATGGGAAAGTACCTTATTTCGCTACTTTTGCACTCCTGAAAGGTAGCTGTTTCTCACCTCTAATCTGCGCCGAAAGCCAAAAGCGGTACGCCGCCCGGCCGCCTGCCGATAATCAACACCCTTTTGCAAGATATATCAATCGATGTAGTTATTCCCGCATTCAACGAGGAAAATTCCGTGGGGAACGTAGTGCGCGACCTCCCCGATATGGTTCGGGAGATTGTGGTGGTCAATAATAATTCCCGCGACGATACCCGCCTGAATGCTCAACAAGCGGGAGCCACCGTACTCGACGAACCCCGACAGGGCTACGGGTATGCCTGCCTGAAAGGAATCGAGTACCTTAGGAACAAACCTACCCCCCCAAAATATTGGTATTTGTGGATGCCGATTATTCGGACTATCCCGGCGAATTAACCAAAATCGTGGGGTACCTCCTGGAAAATAATCTCGATATGGTGATTGGCTCGCGGGCGTTGGGAAATCGCGAGCCCGGCTCCATGACCCCGCAGCAGGTATTTGGCAACTGGCTGGCCACTACCCTCATCAAGCGTTTTTACGGCGTCACTTATTCTGATCTCGGTCCTTTCCGGGCCATCCGGTTCGACAAACTTTTGGCCATGAACATGCAGGATACTACCTACGGCTGGACGGTGGAAATGCAACTCAAAGCCGCCAAAATGGGCATGGCCGTGGGTGAGGTACCCGTTACCTACCGCAGGCGCATCGGCCATTCCAAGGTGTCGGGTACGGTAAAGGGCACGGTTTTAGCAGGATACAAGATTCTATCGTGGATCTTTAAGTACCGGTAACGTTTAGGTTGTCAGGACATATGGGAACGGAATGTTCCTGCTTTTGAGCAACTGAACTACGGTAGAGTACGTAGCATTCAACAAATCATGGTCCGGCGTGTTTTTTAAGTAATTTTAAGCCGACCGCCAACAACACGTTCACTTCCTTGACCTTTCTGCAATACCTCGTCCTGATTCCGTTTCTTCTCGCCATGCTGTTCATTTTCGCATACAGTTTGTCGCAGGTAGGGTTGGTGTGGGCTTATTTTAAGGCACAAAGGCGCAAAGGGGCAAGTGCACAAAGTTCCAATCAGCGGGAGGTGAAAGCAGCGCATGATGCGCTGGCTGCGCCCACAGCATGGCCGGTGGTGACGGTGCAGTTGCCGGTTTATAACGAGCGCTACGTGATCGAGCGGTTGATGGCGGCCGTCGTGACTTTCGATTATCCCAAAGCAAACCTGGAAATCCAGCTCCTCGACGACTCCACGGACGACACCGTAGACATTATCGCCCGCCGGGTAGCCGAGTATCGGGCACAGGGCTTTGACATCCGCCACATCCGCCGCTCCGACCGCACAGGTTTCAAAGCCGGAGCGCTGGCTCATGGACTTACTGTGGCTCGGGGGAATTCGTAGCTATTTTTGATGCCGATTTTGTGCCGAAGCCTGAATTTCTCAAAGCCACGATTCCCCATTTTTCCGATCCCAGGGTAGGGGTAGTACAATCACGCTGGGGACACTTGAACGAAGACTATTCGCTCATTACCCGCATGCAGGCCTTTGGGCTGGATGCGCACTTCAGCATCGAGCAGGTAGGTCGTTCGGCGGGCGGACATTTCATCAATTTCAACGGCACGGCGGGCATCTGGCGCAAGGGTACCATTGTTGACGCGGGCGGCTGGTCGGCCGATACGCTCACCGAAGACCTCGACCTCAGTTACCGCGCGCAGCAGCGCGGCTGGCGGTTCGTATATCTGGAAGGACTGGTATCGCCCGCCGAACTCCCTGTGACCGTACCTGCCGTGAAGTCGCAGCAGTACCGCTGGACCAAGGGTGCCGCTGAGTGCGCCCGTAAAAATCTGGGCAATGTCTGGCGCGCGTCGAATCTTTCCCTGGCCACCAAGCTATACGCCTCCTTTCATTTGCTTAACAGTTCCATCTTCGTCGCTACCTTGCTCACCGCACTACTGAGTGTACCCATGCTGGCGCTTCGGCTGGGTTGGGGTTGGCTGACATTCTTTCAGTTGAGCCTGATTATCATGGGTATGTTTTACTGGACGGCTTTTCGGCGGCGCGGGGGTACCTTTTGGGAGTTTGTCATTACCTTTCCTACCTTTCTGGCCATCATGCTGGGCTTGTCGCTACACAATGCGGTGGCGGTCATCGAGGGGTACCTGGGCCGCAAAACACCCTTTGTCCGTACGCCCAAATTCAACGTCAATCGGCGTGGTGAGCGCTGGCAATCCAATGCCTACCGCGTCCGCCGCGTACCGCCACTCACTTGGGTGGAATGGGGGCTGGTGCTCTACTTTTTGGGAGGAATCGGGCTGGGGCTGGCGACGCGCAATTACAGCGCGCTTGCTTTCCATATGGTACTGGTGCTGGGTTTTGGTTTCATTGCCTACTGGTCGGTGCGGCATTCGCTGGTAAAGCCATGAAGGGCTGGGGTGGGGCTTAGGCGTAGGGCTGTCGGGGATAGGGTACTACTTCCTGATGCACACGGCCCGTAACGAAACCGTCACCTTGCTCAGCTTGTGGGGAGCACTGTTTGTGCTGTATGGAGTTTCCCTTTATTTCAAATGTGATTCACATTTCAAGCTTCTGCTTGTTGCTGCTTTTGCTTTCCGGCTTATCGGACTAGGTACCCTGCCCACGCTTTCCGACGATATTTACCGCTTCATCTGGGACGGCAGGTTGCTGGCGCATGGCTACAATCCGTTTCTGTACCTACCCTCCGAAATCCTTGCTACCGATATCGCCACACAGGCCGGACTGACGGAAGCCCTTTTCCAAAAACTCAATTCGCCCCATTATTACACCGTTTATCCGCCGCTGCTGCAAGGCTGGTTTGTGTTGTCGACTACATGGGGCGGCCTGAACGAACTGGCGACCGCTTTCTGGCTACGGCTTCCCATTGTACTGGGTGAGTTAGGTACCTGCTGGTGGCTGTACCGCCTGTTGAATCTGACGGGGAAAGACGAAGCCGCTACCAAGCGGGGCGTACTGCTATATGCTCTCAATCCGCTGGTGATCGTCGAGCTCACCGCTAATATTCATTACGAAGGGCTGACGATCTGCTTTCTGCTGGCAGGTTTATATCTTTATAAAAAACAAAAAGATTTCCCTTCGGCCACCTTCCTCGGGCTGGCGGCGGGGGTGAAGTTGCTGCCACTGATTTTTCTCCCGGCTTTAATCGACCAAGCGAATTGGAGAAAAAGTCTGCTCTACTTTTCCGTGGTGGGCGGGGTGTTCCTGCTGCCGTTCCTGTTTTTTTTCGATCCCATAATCGTTGAAAACCTTTCGGCGAGTCTGGATCTTTACTTTCGCCGCTTCGAGTTTAACGCCAGTTGGTACTACCTGCTGCGGGAGTTCGGAACGCTCATTCTGGGCTACAATCCCATTGCCACCATCGGGCCGTTCCTGGCTTTGGTGGCCGTATCGCTCATTCTCTTTTTCTCCTGGTCCCGGCGAATAAAGCTTTCTCTGCCCGAGCGCTGGCTCTTTGCGCTAACCGCCTACCTGCTGTGCGCCACGACGGTGCATCCGTGGTACGTGGTACCACTCATCGCGCTGAGTGCGCTTTCACGGTTTAAGTTTCCGCTGGTTTGGTCGGTGGTACTTCCGCTTACCTACGTGGCTTATGGGCAGGTACCTTATCACGAAAATCTGTGGATCGTAGCGCTGGAGTACCTGGCGGTAGGCGGCTGGATGGTCTGGGAAGTGAGGGAGAAAATATCAAGTAGTAAGCAACAAAAAAAGCAATAACGAGCCAGGCCTGTTATTGCTTTTCTGAGCGGAAGACGAGGTTCGAACGGCACGGAGGAGCGCCTCCCGCCCCGTCGCGACCTGCGGCCTGAGAAGCTGCCGTGATTTCATGTGAGCGGAAGACGAGTCTCGAACTCGCGACCTGCAGCTTGGGAAGCTGCCGCTCTACCAACTGAGCTACTTCCGCATTTGTTAATTATCCGCTCTATCGGGACGCCGAACCGTCGAAGCGCCGAACCGTAACCGAGCTACTTCCGCGATTTTATAAAACGAAACGGGCTTCAAATATAGCGCAAACAGTAATATTCCGCAAGGGGTACCTTTTGCCTGCAAATCCTTTTCCTCACATGCAGCAACAACTCGACCCGCCCCGGACTATAGCCGGGCAATTGAAATACCTGGGCCCCGGCTTCATCATGTCGGCGGCCATCGTCGGCTCCGGCGAATTGATCGCTACTACAACACTGGGTGCCAAAGCGGGTTTCGTGACTTTCTGGGTTATTATTGTGAGTTGTCTGGTAAAAGTAGCCCTGCAATTGGAGTTTGGTAAGAATGCCATTTACACGGGTACCTTCACAATGCACAACTTCAATCGGTTGCCAGGCCGTAAGTGGGGACGGGCGCACTGGAGCATCTGGCTATGGCTCTCGCTGCAAGGGCTGAAACTCCTGCAGGTAGGGGGTATTGTAGGCGGGGTAGCCATCGTGCTCAATATGGCTTTTCCGGCCATATCGGTCAATGTGTGGGCGTTGCTTTCGGCCTTGATTACCGCGCTGCTAGTGTACCGGGGCTACTACGCGCCTATCGAAAAAGGCTCGCTGGTGATGATCGTGCTTTTCTCCTCGGTGGTGCTGGTGTCGGTAGGATTGTTACAAGGTACCCCTTTTGCGATTCACTGGGAAGATATTCAGGACGGGCTAAGTTTCCGGCTCCCGCCCGAGGCCGTCGCCGTGGCTTTCGGGGCGTTTGGCATTACGGGTGTGGGCGGCGACGAAATCATGTACTACAACTACTGGTGCATCGAAAAAGGTTATGCGGCCTACGCCGGTCCCAACGATGGTACCCCTGCCTGGGCCGAGCGCGCCAAGGGCTGGATCAACGTCATGTACCTCGATGCCCTGCTTTCGATGATGGTCTACACCGTGGTGACGGCGGCTTTTTATCTAT is from Salmonirosea aquatica and encodes:
- a CDS encoding glycosyltransferase 87 family protein, whose translation is MHTARNETVTLLSLWGALFVLYGVSLYFKCDSHFKLLLVAAFAFRLIGLGTLPTLSDDIYRFIWDGRLLAHGYNPFLYLPSEILATDIATQAGLTEALFQKLNSPHYYTVYPPLLQGWFVLSTTWGGLNELATAFWLRLPIVLGELGTCWWLYRLLNLTGKDEAATKRGVLLYALNPLVIVELTANIHYEGLTICFLLAGLYLYKKQKDFPSATFLGLAAGVKLLPLIFLPALIDQANWRKSLLYFSVVGGVFLLPFLFFFDPIIVENLSASLDLYFRRFEFNASWYYLLREFGTLILGYNPIATIGPFLALVAVSLILFFSWSRRIKLSLPERWLFALTAYLLCATTVHPWYVVPLIALSALSRFKFPLVWSVVLPLTYVAYGQVPYHENLWIVALEYLAVGGWMVWEVREKISSSKQQKKQ
- a CDS encoding Rossmann-like and DUF2520 domain-containing protein is translated as MKISFIGAGNVAWHLAQAFEAAGHLICEVYSRDPQHARQLTSLLYDAAIQPDLNFSESVADLILIAASDDALESIIERVVLPANVMLANASGSRSLADLQHLVEVHSDVPVRTGVLYPLQTFTKEVSLDYSEIPFCIEATDDETEASLIKLAQTVSSCVQLGDSEERRNLHIAAVFACNFTNHLLSIAHDLLELEKLSFDLLKPLIRETTHKALQSKDPATMQTGPARRSDWATTSRHLEYLQELNPEWAAIYRLMTEDIRERHFEE
- a CDS encoding glycosyltransferase family 2 protein, coding for MPKPEFLKATIPHFSDPRVGVVQSRWGHLNEDYSLITRMQAFGLDAHFSIEQVGRSAGGHFINFNGTAGIWRKGTIVDAGGWSADTLTEDLDLSYRAQQRGWRFVYLEGLVSPAELPVTVPAVKSQQYRWTKGAAECARKNLGNVWRASNLSLATKLYASFHLLNSSIFVATLLTALLSVPMLALRLGWGWLTFFQLSLIIMGMFYWTAFRRRGGTFWEFVITFPTFLAIMLGLSLHNAVAVIEGYLGRKTPFVRTPKFNVNRRGERWQSNAYRVRRVPPLTWVEWGLVLYFLGGIGLGLATRNYSALAFHMVLVLGFGFIAYWSVRHSLVKP
- a CDS encoding glycosyltransferase, yielding MTFLQYLVLIPFLLAMLFIFAYSLSQVGLVWAYFKAQRRKGASAQSSNQREVKAAHDALAAPTAWPVVTVQLPVYNERYVIERLMAAVVTFDYPKANLEIQLLDDSTDDTVDIIARRVAEYRAQGFDIRHIRRSDRTGFKAGALAHGLTVARGNS
- a CDS encoding AGE family epimerase/isomerase, translated to MDIQQLAQQYRDELMQNVLPFWQKHAFDPMYGGVFEAVDETGGIISTDKPVALQAQVAWAFAMAHNRFGPNKEWLGLAQQTVDFLLEKGRDAKGTWYGQLDRRGTPLVGAPNAFPDLYMALALGQIAQATEEISYAEIAQKTLVKLLKKRDSSIKKQKEIITGRGFKSLEEFALIGHALLQSETHADKKWYQKTLESYLEEFISDFYDKRTDIVLENVTPEGHFWDCPEGRMLVPGRVFEMAGFMMDIADRTRNRRLLNQMLDLTELTLQAAWDEAPAGDSSSGGFFYQMDIKSLHPLQPRWNHKLAWVHLEALQTLLKAHVLSANPIFLATFEKTHEYVWEKFPDKTHGGWFGELTREGVPFIRHKITPEKGFYAMVRNLANIADLLEIIAKSDASPKRSRKVV
- a CDS encoding Nramp family divalent metal transporter codes for the protein MQQQLDPPRTIAGQLKYLGPGFIMSAAIVGSGELIATTTLGAKAGFVTFWVIIVSCLVKVALQLEFGKNAIYTGTFTMHNFNRLPGRKWGRAHWSIWLWLSLQGLKLLQVGGIVGGVAIVLNMAFPAISVNVWALLSALITALLVYRGYYAPIEKGSLVMIVLFSSVVLVSVGLLQGTPFAIHWEDIQDGLSFRLPPEAVAVAFGAFGITGVGGDEIMYYNYWCIEKGYAAYAGPNDGTPAWAERAKGWINVMYLDALLSMMVYTVVTAAFYLLGAAVLHRSGEVPEGYRMIGVLSRIFTETLGPWAETLFLVGAFTALYSTLFTATASWARVYGDAFGQLGWLKYGTVEERRRSIAIFSWIFPFAWCLFFLFFQAPVMMVILGGIATSVLLILIVWVAWVYRYRELPKALTPSRLYDVFFWLSVASILVVSGYGVWQVM
- a CDS encoding metallophosphoesterase family protein; its protein translation is MKILHTADWHIGKKLDHYPRLDEQKLVLDEICEIADREAVDCVVIAGDLFDNFSPSSEATELLYSTLHCLSANGKRAIIAIAGNHDSPERIEVPDAMARACGIIFVGFPNAEVKPFRTQAGVEVVKVAKGFVEIKLPKADFPLRLLLTPYANEQRLKTFLGLDDTEEALRTHLQNHWQHLAEGYLDNAGFNMLLTHLYMMRKGGEMPEEPEDERPILNIGGAQVVYSENIPAQIHYTALGHLHRYQVVDKVPCPVVYSSSPLGYSFSESNQTKYVVLIEAEAGKLVGYRPIELQQGKKLHRGKFEHVDDALTWLEEHRDDLVQITMVTETYLESADKKRLLDAHPALMAIIPEIRTKEAKAEAAERLRLDPDKLSIEELFIDYFKNSKLGDGQVPGESLLDLFREVRALDDAEES
- a CDS encoding KdsC family phosphatase, with amino-acid sequence MDSTLTARFQRIKSFIFDIDGVMTDGRVLALESGEQPRSFHVRDGYGINRAIRMGYRVAIISAQNQVGVRKRLEYLGVRDIFIGSSPDGKLAIYEKYLADNDLNEDEVVFMGDDIPDYEVMARTAVLGACPADSAEEILAIADYVSPVNGGFGAVRDLIEQVMKAQGTWMAWINVGKE